The window ATCAACTCGCACCAGCTCTTCGTGGCCCTGGCCCTGATGGTCGTGGGCGTGTTCGCGGCCTCCTTCGCGGGCGACGGCCTGACCTTCGTGGCCCCGGCCGTGCAGGCCACTCCCGAAGGCGCGCCGTCCATGATCCCGTTCCTGTTCATCACCATCGCCTGCGGGGCCATCTCCGGCTTCCACGCGCTGGTCTCCTCCGGCACCACCTCAAAGCAGGTGCGCAGCGAGGAGGACGCCCTCTTCGTGGGCTACGGCGGCATGCTCACCGAGGCCACCCTGTCCACCCTGGTCATCGTGGCCGTGGCCGCGGGCATCGGCCTGGGATACACCACCAAGGACGGCGTGGCCCTGACCGGCCTGGCCGCCTGGACCACCCACTACGCCTCCTGGGCCGCCGCCGCGGGCCTCGGCTCCAAGGTCGCGGCCTTCGTGGTCGGCGCGGCCAACATGATCGAAACCATCGGCATGCCGCATGGCGTGGCCATGGCCATCATGGGCGTGTTCGTGGCCTCCTTCGCCGGAACCACCATGGACACCGCCACCCGCATCGAGCGCTACGCCCTGACCGAGCTGTTCAGCTCCACCCCGCTGAGCGGCCTGTTCAACAACAAGTACTTCTCCACGGCCGTGGCCGTGTTCCTGGCGGGCTGCCTGGCCTTCAGCTCCGGCGCCAACGGCAAGGGCGCTCTCTCGCTCTGGCCCCTGTTCGGCTGCATCAACCAGATCCTCGCGGCCCTGGTGCTGACCACCGTGACGGTCTATCTCAAGCGGCGCGGCGGCCTGACCTGGATCCTGTCGGGCATCCCGGCCCTGTTCCTGGCCTCCATGACCATCTGGGCGATCATGATCAACCAGGGCATGTACGCGGCCAAGGACAACATGCTGCTGATGACCCTGAACATGCTCGTGCTCGGCGTGTCCATCTGGGTCATCGTCGAAGGCCTGCTCCGCTTCTTCAAGACGGACGGAACCGAAGCGCTTCACGACGCTCCCTAGCCGAGGCTTTCGACGCGACAACGACAGACCCCGGCCGGGTTCGCCCGGCCGGGCCTTCCGGAGAGAACATGCCCGCCGAGAACGACCCGAAAACCGCCGCCCACGGCGCCGAAAGCCGCGACATCCGCCGGACCCTGCTGCGCCATTACCTGCTCCTGGTGGGGCCCGCCGCCGTGGTCGCGGCCCTCTGGGCGGGACTGAAGGCCCTGGCCCTGGTGAATCCCGTGCAGGGCGTTTCCGCGGCCGTGGCCGGGCCCGCGCTGTTCATCCTGGCCGCGGTGCTGGCCCTGGCCGCCCCGATCCCGCTGCGGGCGCGGTTCGTGAACCGGGTGGCCGGGAAGCGGAGCGTGGATCCCGAAGCGTTTCTGGAATTCGAAAAGCTGCTGCTCAGCGTGTCCCTGCCGTCGGTCTGGGCCGCTGTCGCGGCCTACGTGCTGGAGGCCAATCTCTTCCACGTGGCCGGAAGCCTGCTCGCGGCGCTGTACGCCGCGTATTACTACTATCCCTCGCCGCAGCGGGTCGCGCACGAGATGCGGCTCTTCCGCGTGGGCCGGTACGGCTCGGCTGCGGACGGCGCGGAACAGGGGCGTGCGGCGTGAGCGGCGCTTCGGGAAACGGCCCCAAGCGGGAAGCGGAGCAAAGCTTGGCCCGACATGCGGCCCGGCTGCCCGCCAGAATATGGGGCAAGCTGCGCGACGGCTGGAAACTGGCCGAGGAGATCCACAAGCATCAGGCCACGGACCGCCTCGAGTGGGAGACGCGCGAGCTGGAGAACATCTTCAGCCTGCTGACCCTGGGCGCGTTCGTGGGGCTTCAGGCCCCGCCCATGTATATTTCCCTGGAACTTCTGCCCGACATGGAAAAGGAGCTGGTACTCATGGCCAACCGGGCCTGCACGGCCCAGGATCCCCTGGCGGACCTCTTTTCCATGTTCGATTCCTTCTAGCCGAGCCCCGGAGGCCCCATGCAGCGGTATTACTTCCACGCGGGCAAGGGCGGCGTGGGCAAGTCCACCACCTCGTCGCTCACGGCCCTGCACCTGGCGCGCACGGGCCGCAAGGTGCTGCTCGTCTCCCTGGACCCGGCCCACAACCAGGCGGACATCTTCGACATGGACTTCAAGGCCCGGCCCCGCGAAGTGGCGCCCGGCCTGAGCGTGGCCCAGGCGGACATCGACGCCTGGATCAAGGCCTGGCTGCACGGCATCGAGGAGCAGGTCCGGCGCACCTACACCTACCAGACGGCCTTCAACCTCGAAAACCGGATGAACGTGATCAAGCATTCGCCGGGACTGGAGGAATACGCGCTGCTTCTGGCCTTCAAGCATTATCGGGAGAAGAATCCGGATCCGGACGTGATCATCTACGACATGCCGCCCACGGCCCTGACCATGAAGTTCTTCAGCCTGCCCGCGCTCTCGCTGCTCTGGCTGGAGCAGCTCCTGGCCCTGCGCTGCGAGATCATGGAAAAGAAGAAGATCATCACCAAGATCCACCTGGGCAAATGCGAGATCGAGTGCGACAAGATCAGCTCGCGCCTGGGCAAGCAGCAGAAGTTCTTCACGGAGCTGCGCGACGTGTTCCAGGACGGGGAGGCCTGCCGCGTGCACATCGTGGTCAACCCGGACCGGCTCTCCTTTGCCGAGGCCGGACGCATCTTCGAGGGGCTGGATGAAATGAGGATTCCCCTGGGGGGCGTGCTCATGAACAAGGTCGCCCCGGAGAGCACCTGGGACGAGGGCCACGCGGTCTTCCTGCGCGGCAAGGTCCACCCGCTGCCCCAGTCGCCCGCGCCGCTCATCGGCCTGGACGCGCTCCAGGCCTATCTCGACGCGAACGGCGCGGCCTTCGGCTTCGCGCTGTAGCGGGCCTCAGAGCAGGGTCGCCGGTTCCGGCAGGGCGCTGCCTGCGGCCTCTTCCAGAAGCCGGACCACCACGCCCAGGCCCCGGCGCAGCTCGCGGTCGTCCGCAGGCCCGGTGAGCGAGAGGCGAACCGCGCGCGGGGCGCGGGCGTCGCCCACGGTGAAGCGTTCGGCACCGAACAGGCTGACCCCGGCCTCGCGCGCGCGGGCCTCGAATTCCCTTCCGGTCCAGCCCGCGTCCGGTCCCGCGTTTCCGTTCGCGTCCGAGCCCTGCGCCCCGGACGCCGCACCCGGCAATTCCAGCCAGAGGAAATAGCCCGACGGCTGCGCAGAGAAGCGCTGCCCGGCCAGGGCCGCCTCCGCGATGCGCATGCGCCGGGCCGCTTCCGTGCGCTTGGCCGCCACGGTGCGGTCCGCGGTGCCGTCCTTGATCCAGTGCGCGGCCAGCTCCACGCTCAGCGGGGGAGCCATCCAGACCGTGTTCAGCACGGCCCCGGCCAGGGCGGGCACCAGGCGTTTCGGCGCGGCCAGGAAGGCCACGCGCAGCCCCGGAGCCAGGGCCTTGGACAGCCCGGCCACGTAGACGCCGGTTTCGGGCAGGCGCGCGGCCACGGGCCGCTGTCGGTCCGGCGCGGTCAGGTCGTAGGCGTCGTCCTCGATCACGGTCAGGCCGTGGCGCAGGGCCGTTTCCGCGATGCGGTCCCGGCGGCGTTCGGACATGCGCACCGAGGTGGGATTGTGCACGCCGGGCATGAGGTAGAGCCCCTTGATTTCCTCGCGGCGGCAGGCCGCGTCCAGCGCTTCCGGAAGCATGCCCCCGGCGTCCATCTCCACGGGGGCGAGGCGCAGGCCGAGCTGCGCGGCCAGGGTCTTGACCCCCGGATAGGTCAGGGCGTCCACGGCGATGCGCTCGCCGGGCCGCAGCAGGCCCGAAAGGCAGCAGGCCAGGGCGTGCTGCGCCCCGGCGCAGACCAGGACGTTGTCCGGGCTGGCTTCCAGCCCGTAGCGCGAGGCCCAGTCCGCTCCGGCGGCGCGGTGTTCCGGCAGGCCGCGCGGGTCGCCGTAGCGCATCAGCGCGGCGGGGTCGCGCCGGGCGAGCACCCTGCGCATGCCTTCGGAAACGTCCGGGTCGAGGTGGTAGAGCGGGGTGATCAGGCCCATCTCCACGGTGCCGGGCAGATGCGGCTCCAGGGATACGATGGCCGAGGAGCCCGCCGCGTCCGAGGAGACGAAGGTGCCCCGGCCCACGGTGCCGGAGACGAGCCCGCGCTGTTCGGCCGCGCGGTACCCCCGCGTGACCGTGGTCACGTTCAGGCCGAGCTGGTCCGCCAGCTCGCGGTGCGTGGGCAGGCGCTGGCCCGGCCGCAGTTCGCCGGAGGCCACGTCCCGTTCCAGGGCGTCCGCCAGGGCGAGATACTTGGGACCGCCGCTTTCCAGGAGAGGGTTCCATATTGTCATGCGTACAATAATTCCATTGAATCCATACAATGTCAATGCTACCTCTGGGACAATCAAGCCGATCGGCGCAACAGGCATTGGCCGCGCAGCGCCCCGTCCCGGCCAGGCGGGGAGCGGAGTCGCGGAGGAGGAAGCATGTCCCACCAGTTTTTACCGTTTCTCGTTTTCGTCGTCGTCATGACCGGCACGCCCGGCATGGGCAACCTTTCCATGCTG is drawn from Paucidesulfovibrio longus DSM 6739 and contains these coding sequences:
- a CDS encoding ArsA family ATPase; this translates as MQRYYFHAGKGGVGKSTTSSLTALHLARTGRKVLLVSLDPAHNQADIFDMDFKARPREVAPGLSVAQADIDAWIKAWLHGIEEQVRRTYTYQTAFNLENRMNVIKHSPGLEEYALLLAFKHYREKNPDPDVIIYDMPPTALTMKFFSLPALSLLWLEQLLALRCEIMEKKKIITKIHLGKCEIECDKISSRLGKQQKFFTELRDVFQDGEACRVHIVVNPDRLSFAEAGRIFEGLDEMRIPLGGVLMNKVAPESTWDEGHAVFLRGKVHPLPQSPAPLIGLDALQAYLDANGAAFGFAL
- a CDS encoding carbon starvation CstA family protein, with amino-acid sequence MDALIMMLAAFFGYLIMYRLYGRYIGKRIFALSADAKTPSVEFDDGHDFVPTKKEIIFGHHFTSIAGTGPIVGPAIAVIWGWVPAMIWIFFGSIIMGAVHDFGALILSMRNQGKSVSEFTAKYISPRTKIFFFVVVFLDLLIITAIFGLVIAVIFNMYPASVLPVWLEVPIAMLLGYMIYKKGVNSLTWSIGAVVLMYVTVVIGTYVPVNLPTIAGMPPTGSWTVALLIYAFIASTLPVTLLLQPRDFINSHQLFVALALMVVGVFAASFAGDGLTFVAPAVQATPEGAPSMIPFLFITIACGAISGFHALVSSGTTSKQVRSEEDALFVGYGGMLTEATLSTLVIVAVAAGIGLGYTTKDGVALTGLAAWTTHYASWAAAAGLGSKVAAFVVGAANMIETIGMPHGVAMAIMGVFVASFAGTTMDTATRIERYALTELFSSTPLSGLFNNKYFSTAVAVFLAGCLAFSSGANGKGALSLWPLFGCINQILAALVLTTVTVYLKRRGGLTWILSGIPALFLASMTIWAIMINQGMYAAKDNMLLMTLNMLVLGVSIWVIVEGLLRFFKTDGTEALHDAP
- a CDS encoding aminotransferase-like domain-containing protein, whose protein sequence is MTIWNPLLESGGPKYLALADALERDVASGELRPGQRLPTHRELADQLGLNVTTVTRGYRAAEQRGLVSGTVGRGTFVSSDAAGSSAIVSLEPHLPGTVEMGLITPLYHLDPDVSEGMRRVLARRDPAALMRYGDPRGLPEHRAAGADWASRYGLEASPDNVLVCAGAQHALACCLSGLLRPGERIAVDALTYPGVKTLAAQLGLRLAPVEMDAGGMLPEALDAACRREEIKGLYLMPGVHNPTSVRMSERRRDRIAETALRHGLTVIEDDAYDLTAPDRQRPVAARLPETGVYVAGLSKALAPGLRVAFLAAPKRLVPALAGAVLNTVWMAPPLSVELAAHWIKDGTADRTVAAKRTEAARRMRIAEAALAGQRFSAQPSGYFLWLELPGAASGAQGSDANGNAGPDAGWTGREFEARAREAGVSLFGAERFTVGDARAPRAVRLSLTGPADDRELRRGLGVVVRLLEEAAGSALPEPATLL